The Nostoc cf. commune SO-36 genomic sequence AAAATCTTTTGTTTGTGGACGAGATGTATCTTTCAAATTGGCTTCTACTAGTTTTTGCTTTATTTTAGTATTTATACTCTCCTAAAAAAGCTGGATTGAGCTTTCTCTTTTAAAGGAACTTTAAGGCATCTTCGCTCAGTTTTGCCGCTAGGCTATAAGATTGTTACTATTAAGTAACACGGAAAAATTAACATAAAAATTGGGTAAACCTCCCCATCTAAAAACGGGGGCTTTTACCCTACCGGGAAGAGGCACTTATTGACGAATATAGATATGTAGGATTGGCTTTGATCCCAAGCACCAACAAACATGGAATACTTGTACTATCTGGCAAATGCCAGTCTAACCCTGAGGGTCGTTCAACACCTCCACGCTAGACCCCAGACACCAGTTTCATTCGTCACCGTAATTCATCAAATTGATGGCTGGGTGGTTAGGATCAAACTCAAAGGTCAAGTCTCGCCCCAAGAAGATGGCGACTTTCGCGCTTTTCTAAATGAATTAGGAATTAGCTACGAGCCGCCAATGAGGGTGCAAATGGCACTTTGGAGTTTGGAAGCCGGACAATGCCCTGTGGAGGTGATGCGTCGCTATCAGGTTGCGATCGTTTCTCACGGTAGTCCAGAAAGAGATGAAATTGAAGCGTTCCGGCAACAGTTTGTCCGGGGCTTAGGCTACTGCCCAGAAACTTTGGCGTAACATTATTTTGGTTAACGCCACTACAAAATTATTGGTCATTGGTAATGAAGATATTTTATCCATTACCGATTAACCATTATCAATTGAAGAGTCGAAAGCTGCGGGGATATATTCTTGCAGCTTCAACTTATATCCGGGTAGTGATGAAGTAGCTAGAGCTTCCTGGTTGGCTGTAACCCCAGTCAGATTTTTTAATACCCTTTGGCCGTAGACAATAGCAACATCAAATCGACAAGAATAATCTGCCTTCTCAGGGTACTGGGCTAAGAATATTCCTGCTGTCCGACAGATTTTTGCTTGCTTTTGTGGGTGATTGCGCTTCTTCCCCCTGCATCCCAACTACCTGAACTGCGGGTTTTAACTTCAACAAATGCCAATATTAAGTCCTGAGTGCTGAGTTTTTCTACTGCCCCTCTATCATATTCAGCAATAATATCGATTTCTCCCCAGCGACAAGAAAAGCGACGATGAAGAATTATCCAACCTGTAGCTTGCAACCATTGGGCTACTAGGTCTTCTCCTAAATGACCAATATCTGGATAATGAGATGGAGGAAGGTTAGCCATTGACTAAAAATATGATGAATTCTGTAAATTCTAGGTTAAGCGATGCCTGCGGCGGTCTACGCCTACTACGCACAACGAGTTCTACACTCGACTTATCCCCAATAAAATTTGGCTTAAAGTATAAACTAAAACATCTTGATTGGACAAACATACTCAGCTTATTACTGTGGGGAATAATTGCCATCACTGTAACGGTCGGTTTGCCTCCAACAGCTTTGGCACTCGAATATAATAAGGAAATTTTGGTTGAGGCTGATTTTTCAGGACGTGATTTAACAGACTCTAGCTTTACCAAAGCTAATCTTCGCCAAAGCAACTTCAGCCACGCTAATTTGAACGGTGTCAGTTTTTTTGCAGCAAATTTAGAGTCTGCGAATTTAGAGGGTTCTGACTTGAGAAATGCCACTTTAGACTCGGCTCGTTTAGTCAGAGCAAATTTGACAAATGCACTGCTGGAGGGTGCTTTTGCTGCTAACGCCAGATTTGATGGTGCAATCATTGACGGGGCAGATTTTACCGATACGCTGCTGCGTTCCGATGAGCAAAAAAAATTGTGCAAACTTGCCAAAGGGACTAATCCCATTACAGGACGAGATACGCGTGACACGTTGTTTTGTCCTTAGTAGTTTTCTACCTGGGTATGGGGTATGGGGCATTGGTTAATATTTATTTTCCATTCCCTTTATCTCCCATTGCTCCCTCTGTTTCCGGTAGTTGTACCCCTTTGGGGAAGCAGGCTAGCAAGAGCGTCTCGTAGAGAAGTGCTGTTTCCTCTGTTCCTCAAAATATTGAGCATTTACCAACCACGGGCACCAATCTTTTGACAAACAATTTTCATTCCTTTGCCTGGTGAAGAACTTGCTACAAAAGGTATTTCTCCTTTTTCCTTATCCTCTTCAAGTAGCTGTCCTTCTGGCCCGTAAATCGCAATGCGATTGCGAAAAATCCGTGATTCTGTGCAAGATGCATCAAAGGTAGTCTCGAAGATGCCATCTCCATACACTCCGTAAAGCTTGTATGTCGTGCCCTTAATAGTTTTCGTGTCTAGAGCTACGCTGTTTCCTAATTTATCGTGCCCCACAGTAATATATCTTTCGGTATCTTGAGCGTTCGCACTACCACTGCTTAATAAAATCGCGATCGCTCCCACAATCCCGCCTAACTTAAAATACATACAGTTTCAAAATATAATATTTCATATATTTTTATCCGCAATCAAAGGGGTTCTGGCAGGGTAAAAGCACTGAAATCAAGACAGAGCAAGGTGTTATACTAGTTAGTAATACTTTATCAGTTGCTAAGACCTTCACTCTCTTACGCGGTCTATTAGGCTTTAAAGTTTTAAGTTTGACTTTATCTAGCAGTGGTAATATTTGCTCTCTTTCATTTCCATTAGCTGGAGTTGTACAGTTAGCTAAAGGCATTCCATTGCCATGCGCCCATACAGTATATATGGTTCATATACATGAAAACTGTTGTAAAAGTTTTTTTGCGTAAGTATTACTACAGTTCAAGTTACTCTCCGAGGCGGAGAGTAAAGGTTTTACGTAGCAAAAGCACTGATATCAAGAGTTCCAGTAGAAACCAAGCTACCATCTCAATTAACCAGAGAATTTACTCTGAGCCATTTGTTAAAGGTAGAATGACTTTTACAATCTTTTGAACGGAGAGGGGGGGATTCGAACCCCCGTTGGGTTTCCCCAAAACGCATTTCGAGTGCGTCACCATGAACCACTCGGACACCTCTCCAGCTATTTATTTAGACATTTGATTATGTATTCTATATTCAAATGCTGTGCAGTAATGGAAATATCACCATATTCCCTAAAGCATTATAGCATTATCGCTTTTTTTTGGGTAAAGCAATGCTCCAGGAACGCCGACAGGGTAAGAGCATCTCAATTAGGCTTGTTGACACAAGGGATGAGAAGCATATATCGATTTAATGCTTCTGGGTCTATGAACTCAAACACCTGACGGAAAGTGTCAGTTTACCCTGGCATTTACAGCCAGCTAATTTATATATATGTTGCAAAGGTTTTTTAAATGGGATAAAAAGCAGAGACACGATAGCAGATAAGATAAAAAATGATAATTTTTATACTTTTTAACTCATCATTAGTCTTGCAAATAACTATTAAATAAATCTATAAAATATAAGGGAAGTTTGTCAATTAACTTTAAATGCCCATCAAAAGTTAGAATAGCTATTGAGTTAAAGAATTAAAATCTAGACTTTGGTACTAATTTTGTTCAGGTATTATGGCAGTTTATATTAACTTATGAAACGGCGTTTATTTAGACAAAAACTAACAAGGGTAAATACTTTGTTTACCATAGCTATTTTTACTACATTGACTGCAATTAGCAGTATTTCTTGTAGTAAGAAAGACAATGTATTAGTGACAGAAATAGGAGTCAGTCAACCTAACCGTCGTTCAACTACAACGTCTATTGGTGGGGAATTCTATCTTCAAGGAAAGAATCAGCATTTAAACGGCGACTTGCAAGCTGCGATCGCTTCATATAGTAAGGCAATTAGTCAAAATTCTCAATATGGCGCTGCCTACAATGGCCGGGGACTAGCCTACTTTGATTTGGGAGACAAGGAAAAAGCGATCGCAGATTATAATCAAGCACTTCGCATCAACCCTAACGACGCTGAAGCCCACAATAACTTGGGGAATGCCCGTGCCTCACTAGGAAATAATAGAGAAGCAGTTAAAGATTACAGTGAAGCGATTCGCCTAAATCCCAACTATGCCGAAGCCTACAATAACCGAGGAAATGCTCGCTCCACCAATGGGGACAAAAGAGGGGCGCTAGATGATTTTGACCAAGCAATTCTCCTCAACCCCAAATATGCGATCGCTTATAATAACCGAGGAAATGCCCGTGCTGCTAATGGAGATCCCAAGGGTGCGATCGCAGATTACAATCAAGCCATTCGCCTCAATCCTAACTTTGCCCCTGCCTACAATAATCGGGGAAATGCCCGCGCCACTAATGGAGACAAACAGGGGGCACTTAAGGATTTACAGCAAGCAGCAAACATTTTTCAAAGTCAGGGTAATAACGACTTATACCAACAAGTGATGAATAACATCAAAGAGCTTGGACAGTAGGGAGTGGGGGATGAGGGAGCAGGGGAAGCAGGGGAAGAAATAAGCAATGAATGCGCTATTCCCAATTCCCTATTCTTCAATCAATGGACTGCGAAGGTCTTCTACCATCGCTTGAATTTCTGCTGGAGGAGGTGGCGTTAGGCGCGAAACTACTAGGGTGACAGCAAAGTTAATTAGCATACCTAAAGTGCCGATTCCTTCTGGAGAAACCCCGAAAAACCAGGGTTGCATCCCGCCAAACTTAACGCCGACAATGTAAATGATTGTAAAAATTAAACCCGTTAACATGCCGGCGATCGCACCTTCAGAATTAGTGCGCTTGTCGAAAATCCCCAGGAAAATCACGGGAAAGAAACTAGCGGCGGCTAAACCGAAGGCAAAAGCTACCACCTCACTCACAAATCCCGGCGGATTCACCCCAAAATAGCCGGCGAGGACGAGGGAAAAACCTACCATGATCCGCCCGACAAATACCCGTTTTTGTTCTGAGGCTGATGAATCTATGATCCGGTAGTAAATATCGTGGGCGATGGAACTGGAAATTACCAGCAACAAACCTGATGCTGTAGACAAAGCAGCTGCCAAACCGCCAGCCGCTACCAAGCCAATCACCCACGGAGGCAGGTTAGCTACCTCTGGGGTGGAAAGCACAATGATATCTCGGTCAATCTTGATTTCATTGGTGTCTTTATTTGGGGTTAACTGGAGACGCCCATCTTTATTTATGTCATCAAAAGCCAACAGTTTGGTTTTTTCCCACTTGGCCGCCCAATCTAGCTGCTGCACTTCTGCAATCGAATGATCGTGCAGGGAATCGATCAGGTTGTAGCGGGCAAACATGGAGAGGGCTGGAGCAGTTGTATAAAGAATGGCAATAAATAGTAGTGCCCAACCAGCAGAATAGCGAGCGGCACGCACACTTTTTACTGTGTAAAAGCGGACAATAATATGGGGTAAGCCAGCTGTGCCTACCATCAAAGCAATGGTGGTGAACAGCACATCTAGCATCGACTTGTTCACAAATGGCTCAGTATAAGGCTTAAACCCCAAGTCAACCTGGATTTTATTGAGTTTGTCAGCAATATCACTGAAGGTAAATGCTAGTTGGGGAATAGGATTACCAGTGAGAAACCAGGCGATCGCGATCGCTGGAATCAGGTACGCAAAAATCAACACGCAGTATTGTGCTACTTGTGTCCAGGTAATGCCTTTCATCCCCCCTAACACAGAGAAAAAGCCGACGATCACCATACCGATGATCACGCCTGTATTGATATCTACTTGTAGAAAGCGGCTAAAAACAATGCCCACGCCCCGCATTTGTCCAGCAACGTAGGTAAGGGAGACGAAAATGGCTGCCACTACTGCCACCAGACGAGCGATATTAGAGTAATAGCGATCGCCTACGAAATCTGGCACTGTATACTTACCAAATTTCCGTAGATAGGGAGCCAGTAATAATGCTAGCAATACATAGCCACCCGTCCACCCCATTAAATAAATAGAACCGTCGTAGCCCAAAAAAGAAATCAGCCCCGCCATTGAAATAAATGAAGCTGCCGACATCCAGTCGGCGGCGGTAGCTGCACCATTAGCAATTGAAGGTATCCCTTGACCTGCTATAAAGAAGTCTTTACTATTTTCGACTCGTGATTGCCAACCTATATAAATATAGGCGAGGAAGGAAAGTCCAACTAATACAATAGTCCAAATTTCAACTGACACGGTTTTTCCTCACTTCTTGAGATTGTATTTTTGGTCTAGCTTGTCCATTTGGAAGGCATAAATGAAAATTAAGGCCACAAATACCAGGATTGACCCTTGTTGCGCCATCCAAAAGCCAAAGGGTACGCCAAAAAACCGTATCGCATTCAAAGGTTGAACCAACAAAATACTAAAAACGAGGGAAACCAATGCCCAGACAATTAAAAGATTACGAATTAAAGCAGTATTAGCACGCCAATAAGAACGGCGCTGATCCTCATCCATCGTTGTTCATCATCATTGCGTTAGTGCATCAAAATAATATCAGTAAGCCGTTGATATCCTGCCTAATGACTGTATTAATTTTTAAGTTATTTAGTAAATAATATTTATCATTAAAGTAATAAACTCAACTAAGTAATTACTGTTTGAAAATTACCCCATAGTTGCTTGTAAAAAATGTTGTTTGATGAAGCTGAAATATTCAATAAGTAATTAGTATTGCAGTAAATTTATACACACGTTTTTTAGAATAAATCAAGTATTTACCACTAAAAAATTTACGCCTTTAAATACTAAATATTGACTTTTGATAACTATACAAGCAATTGACAATCATAAAAGTGAGTAAAGTTAATTTTAAAAAGATACGAATAAATACTATAGACTTTTACGCAGCTAATTTTATACTATATGTATAACTAGCTTATTATTACACATATATGGCATCACAAAAATGTAGTAAATATTATACAAGTATTGTTTTACTCAGCTTTGCTATGCATTGCAGTCAGTATAGATGAAAATTTATATCATCACGGTGAGAAAAATCTGATTTAAACAACCAGCATCTCCATAGATTTTTTAAGTAGTCTTGGAAACCGCGCAAAAATAAATTACCTAATTTATTTATGAGCAACCTTGATTCTCAAGCTTTCCAGTTTTGAAATTGGGTAACTTTTTCGTGCGTGTCTTCAGAAAGTACGAATTTCAGCTTCAACCATACCACCAGCCAGAATATATGTTTATCGAAACACTCATCACAGAACCGATTCATTTTTTTAGAATCATTGTAATTGTTATATTCTCTATCACTTTGCATGAACTTGCTCACGGCTGGGCTGCTATGATTCAAGGAGATGATACTCCCCAAAAAACTGGTCATCTGACGCTTAATCCTGTAGTTCACATGGGCAAAGAATCGATCATTTTTCTCTGTCTTATGGGTATAGCTTGGGGACAAATGCCCGTCAACCCCTCTAAGTTTCGCTCTGGAAAGCTAGGCAATATTTTGGTATCCGCAGCCGGGCCATTATCAAATCTGACTTTAGGAATTCTATTTATTGCGATGCTGAAATTCCTCTCTAATCCGAGTCTTTCAGGACTTTTTAGCGAGGAATTTCTTTACTTAGCAGCTCAGATAAATTTGACCTTATTTCTTTTTAATCTGCTGCCAATTCCACCACTGGATGGTTTTCATGTTTTCAGTGAAATTTTTCCTCA encodes the following:
- a CDS encoding tetratricopeptide repeat protein; translation: MKRRLFRQKLTRVNTLFTIAIFTTLTAISSISCSKKDNVLVTEIGVSQPNRRSTTTSIGGEFYLQGKNQHLNGDLQAAIASYSKAISQNSQYGAAYNGRGLAYFDLGDKEKAIADYNQALRINPNDAEAHNNLGNARASLGNNREAVKDYSEAIRLNPNYAEAYNNRGNARSTNGDKRGALDDFDQAILLNPKYAIAYNNRGNARAANGDPKGAIADYNQAIRLNPNFAPAYNNRGNARATNGDKQGALKDLQQAANIFQSQGNNDLYQQVMNNIKELGQ
- a CDS encoding DUF4212 domain-containing protein; translation: MDEDQRRSYWRANTALIRNLLIVWALVSLVFSILLVQPLNAIRFFGVPFGFWMAQQGSILVFVALIFIYAFQMDKLDQKYNLKK
- a CDS encoding site-2 protease family protein, giving the protein MFIETLITEPIHFFRIIVIVIFSITLHELAHGWAAMIQGDDTPQKTGHLTLNPVVHMGKESIIFLCLMGIAWGQMPVNPSKFRSGKLGNILVSAAGPLSNLTLGILFIAMLKFLSNPSLSGLFSEEFLYLAAQINLTLFLFNLLPIPPLDGFHVFSEIFPQLKPLQYSQFGVFAMMLLFIIPEFGAGISGIAHLVIQSALG
- a CDS encoding pentapeptide repeat-containing protein, which translates into the protein MTKNMMNSVNSRLSDACGGLRLLRTTSSTLDLSPIKFGLKYKLKHLDWTNILSLLLWGIIAITVTVGLPPTALALEYNKEILVEADFSGRDLTDSSFTKANLRQSNFSHANLNGVSFFAANLESANLEGSDLRNATLDSARLVRANLTNALLEGAFAANARFDGAIIDGADFTDTLLRSDEQKKLCKLAKGTNPITGRDTRDTLFCP
- a CDS encoding sodium:solute symporter family protein; this encodes MSVEIWTIVLVGLSFLAYIYIGWQSRVENSKDFFIAGQGIPSIANGAATAADWMSAASFISMAGLISFLGYDGSIYLMGWTGGYVLLALLLAPYLRKFGKYTVPDFVGDRYYSNIARLVAVVAAIFVSLTYVAGQMRGVGIVFSRFLQVDINTGVIIGMVIVGFFSVLGGMKGITWTQVAQYCVLIFAYLIPAIAIAWFLTGNPIPQLAFTFSDIADKLNKIQVDLGFKPYTEPFVNKSMLDVLFTTIALMVGTAGLPHIIVRFYTVKSVRAARYSAGWALLFIAILYTTAPALSMFARYNLIDSLHDHSIAEVQQLDWAAKWEKTKLLAFDDINKDGRLQLTPNKDTNEIKIDRDIIVLSTPEVANLPPWVIGLVAAGGLAAALSTASGLLLVISSSIAHDIYYRIIDSSASEQKRVFVGRIMVGFSLVLAGYFGVNPPGFVSEVVAFAFGLAAASFFPVIFLGIFDKRTNSEGAIAGMLTGLIFTIIYIVGVKFGGMQPWFFGVSPEGIGTLGMLINFAVTLVVSRLTPPPPAEIQAMVEDLRSPLIEE